A stretch of DNA from Microlunatus sp. Gsoil 973:
TCCACCAGTTATGACCTGCCGCTGCGGTACAAGTCCAGCAATCGGGCAGAGGCGAAGAACCGGATCGCCGAACGCGCCGTGCAGATGCTCTGGCCGGGCTGCACGGTGGCGATGAACGGCGGGACCACCACGGTGGAGATCGCGCGGGCGATCCCCACCTCTGCACCGCTGCACAACGGGGTCACCATCGTCACCAACGCGTTGAACATCGCCACCGAGCTGACTGTCCGCCCGTTCATCAAGATCGTCGTCTGCGGCGGGGTCGCCCGGCCGCAGAGCTATGAGCTGGTCGGATCGCTGGCCTCGGAGACGCTCAGCCAGTTGAACCCCGACATCTGCTTCCTCGGCGCCACAGGGATCGAGGCCGACGCCGGGGTGACCACCGACGACGAGGACGAGTCGGCGATCAACCGGATCATGGTCACCCGGGCCAAGAACGCGGTCGTCGTCGCGGATGCCTCCAAGTTCGGTGAGGTGGGTTTCTCCCGGATCTGTCATCTGTCGGAGGTGACGACTGTGCTGACCGACGCCGACGCCGATCCCGAGCACGTCGCCCGGGTCCGGGACCGCGGCGTCAATGTGATCGTCTGCTGAGGGGCGACGCCCGGACGGACCACGCGCTCCTGCATCAATCGCTCGTACGCTCCGCACCACTTCCTCGTACGCGCACCACACCGCGGTCCCGCACTACTTCTTCCTACGCGCCGCACCACCTCTTCCTACGCGCCGCACCACTTCCTCGTACGCGCACCACTTTTCTCGTACGCGCGCACCATTTCTTCGTACGCGCACCACGACTGCCTGGTACGCGCACCACTTCTTCGTACGCGCCGCACCACTTCCTCGTACGCGCACCACATCCTCGTTCCCGCAGCAGCAACTCGACGGCGCACCCGCTGCAGCCGGTGCGAGCCCGACCAACTGGTGCGAGCCCGAGCAACTGGTGCGGGACCGACCAACTGGTGCGGGACGGCGGCACGGCGGCTCGAGGGCGCGCCGCCACCACCGGCCCCGTACCGGATCATGCCGACGCCGACCAGGGGCGGCCGATCCCCGAGGGTTGCCGCACCGGCTCCTCGTTCCCGCTACACCAACTCGACGGCGCACCCGCTGCAGCCGGTGCGACGCCGACCAACTGGTGCGGGGCCGACCAACTGGTGCGAGCCCGAGCAACTGGTGCGGGGCCGACCAACTGGTGCGGGGCCGACCAACTGGTGCGGGACCGACCAACTGGTGCGGTACGGCGGCACGCGGCCGGAGGGCTCGGCGGCTTCGGTGGCAGCGGGCGACACCAAGTGGGAAACGTCGGGAAATCCGTTGACCCTCCCGGAGTCACCGACCTACTGTGGGCAACACACGGAAAGGAGGTGGTCCGAGGAATGAATGACTTACGGACTTGTGAGGTGACGGCTAGCTAGCCGCCTTTGGACTTGATTCAGCTGGTCTGGATCACTGGCCCGAGCGGCCGGCTAATCCAAAGCCAACACCCGAACCCGCGAGCGCCGGACTTGTCCCCCGGCCTTCGGATCTCTCCACCTCCCCGCGAGGCCCGCTCTCCTCAAGTGAGCGGCTGAGACCGATGCCAGCTCGCGGGTTCGCCCATTCCCGGAAGTATGTGGTCAACAGCCACGCCATCCACGCGCCCACCGCCCGCGGAGAGGACTGACGTGAGCGAACCGGCGACGCGCAGGATCGCAATCGCGCGGGAGCGTCTGCCACGGTGGATCACCGGCTTCGCCGAACGACACGGCGCGCCCGAGCCCGAGGTCACCATCGATGGATCCGTCTGCATCCTGCATGCTCCCGATCGCGCGACGGCTCGCATCGCCGTACCGTTCGGCCCGCTGGTCACCGGCGGTCGGGACGATCGGTCGGTGATCGAAGGACTTGTTGATCATGTTCTGACCGACCGGCGGGTCGGTGCGCTGTTGGTCCGGCGCGGCGGCTTCGCCGTCGGGGTCTTCGACGGTACGCGACTGGTCGACTCCAAGGTCGGCTCGTCCTATGTGCAGAGCCGGACCAAGGCCGGCGGCTGGTCCCAGCAGCGGTACGCCCGGCGTCGCGGCAACCAAGCGCGCCAGCTGTACGACCGGGCCGCGGATGCGGCCGCCTCGGTACTCCTGCCGGTCGCTGATGATCTTGAGGCCGTCGCTCGCGGAGGCGACCGGGCGGGCGTCGACGCCGTCCTGGACGACCCGCGGTTCCGGGAGATCACAAAGCTCGTGCTGCCGCGGATCTACCCCACCGAGGATCCCAGACTCCGTGTCCTGGAAGCGTTTCCGGAAGCGTACCTGGCAATCACCATCGAGCTGAACGAACTGGCCTGAGGATCACCCGGCCGGATCACCCCCACGGGTCGGCCGACCTGATGATCATGGCGCCAGCCGACCCATTGTCCAGCCGCTCCCGGAACGGCGGTACCGCAGCCGATCATGCATCCGGCTGGGTTGGCCCTGCCAGAACTCGATCAGGTCCGGGGTGATCCGGTAGCCGCCCCAGTGGTCCGGCCGGGGTACGTCTCCGCCGCGAAAGCGCTCCTCGGCCGCCGCATAGGCGGCCTGCAACTCGGCAAGCGAACCGATCTCGGACGACTGCGCCGACGCCCAAGCACCCAGTTGGGATCCGCGGGGCCGCGTGGCGAAGTAGGCGTCCGATTCATCGGCCGGCACCATCGCGGCCGTCCCTTCGACCCGCACCTGGCGCTGCAGCGGATACCAACCGAACAGCAGCGCGACCGCAGGATTGGCCGCCAGGTCGCGGCCCTTCTGCGAGTCGTAGTTGGTGAAGACGGTGAAGCCGCCGTCGACGATGCCCTTGAGCAGCACCGTCCGGGAACTCGGTCGACCCTCGGCCGAGACCGTCGAGATCACCACCGCCGTGGGTTCCGGCAGCAGTCCACGCTCCCG
This window harbors:
- a CDS encoding DeoR/GlpR family DNA-binding transcription regulator translates to MTRAERLTALLERLVEQGRIDVEQSAHFFGVSAATIRRDLDHLADQQLLSRTHGGAVPNSTSYDLPLRYKSSNRAEAKNRIAERAVQMLWPGCTVAMNGGTTTVEIARAIPTSAPLHNGVTIVTNALNIATELTVRPFIKIVVCGGVARPQSYELVGSLASETLSQLNPDICFLGATGIEADAGVTTDDEDESAINRIMVTRAKNAVVVADASKFGEVGFSRICHLSEVTTVLTDADADPEHVARVRDRGVNVIVC
- a CDS encoding acVLRF1 family peptidyl-tRNA hydrolase, whose translation is MSEPATRRIAIARERLPRWITGFAERHGAPEPEVTIDGSVCILHAPDRATARIAVPFGPLVTGGRDDRSVIEGLVDHVLTDRRVGALLVRRGGFAVGVFDGTRLVDSKVGSSYVQSRTKAGGWSQQRYARRRGNQARQLYDRAADAAASVLLPVADDLEAVARGGDRAGVDAVLDDPRFREITKLVLPRIYPTEDPRLRVLEAFPEAYLAITIELNELA
- the pdxH gene encoding pyridoxamine 5'-phosphate oxidase, which gives rise to MSHDLAAERIDYSGDHLLEDTAPGDPYELFNAWLEDAFAARERGLLPEPTAVVISTVSAEGRPSSRTVLLKGIVDGGFTVFTNYDSQKGRDLAANPAVALLFGWYPLQRQVRVEGTAAMVPADESDAYFATRPRGSQLGAWASAQSSEIGSLAELQAAYAAAEERFRGGDVPRPDHWGGYRITPDLIEFWQGQPSRMHDRLRYRRSGSGWTMGRLAP